The region CTTTGCCAAGACAGGAGTTGGCGCCTGCTTGCGGCCGTCCAGCCCATCAGTACCAAGATCCTTTCAGGTGGTCTTTGCAGAATGGTTTGTTGGCAGCAGGCCATAGCAGCAGAATGCCAGATTCAACTAGGTACTCTGTCTAATCATATTTTCGCCATATCCGCATCTGTAACTCCTTATGGTAGCCACGTCTTGTCCTCTCACCCCTGACAGACATATATACGAGATGCTGTTTATTATGATCCACTCTTCATCCATCCCAGCATGTCTCTAGTAGCTGTAAATAAGTCTGTCAGGGGCTCAGATTCCAGTTCCCATATAACGCATGTCAAAAATATGGCCAACTTCCAGGAAGCAAATCCAAAAACACGGGTCGTCTGTGGCGGCATTCGATCATTTTTAGGTTGAATCCTTAGAAAAAGCGGCAGTGCcatctgcataaaaaaaaagacgaaaATTGTGCAAATGCCCAACAAATAAAGGATTCTCTGGAAATTAGCTGCCGGGGTAGCATAGCATCCCCTTGAATAGCGTTTTCCCCACGAATGGGAACGAGTGGTCTTTGACGATACTATTCCTGAGAGTGGAGGGGAGTTCTCTGAAACAAAGGCTCCAATTTCGTTAGGAACATGCCATCCTTGTTTGCAGTGTAGGGGGTTTGGGGAGGGAAGTGAAAACTTTTTGAACGTGTGCCATGTCTGTACCATTCTCTTATCTGAGGCCCGCGACTGCCAGCTGGCGGCTGAATGTGCCCACTTGCACTGTGATGGTGAAGCCAGCCAAGCTAGTTGGCACACTGAGAGCTGGGACTGGCATGTGATCTGAAGCCAAACAGAGCTCTGTGTGGGGTAGCTGCATATATGCTGCACTCTCCCTGTCCCTAGTGAGCAGCCTCTCCACTAGATCTGCTGGTCCTTAAAAATGGGGGTGGGTCTTGCCAACAACCATCACGCTGAGTTAAGAAACACAggatgacagaaaacaacaaaagtcaTGCAAGTTGCACTATGATCAATGATACAAACTAGCTGTCTGTGAGCCTCTTATAGctatctaataaaaaaaaataccacatcAGATCATGTGTAACATTTACAGTCAAAgatacaaaaatagaaaaatacttaaattgatctaaaagacaaaaataattcAGCCTGAAACCAATATCCTACAGTTTAATAATACTCTACAGAGATCACATCATGATCTCATAGTGTCTGCATTAATCATTTCATATAGTGAAATGTgttcaattattattattcaataatTCAATATAACGTCATGAAAGTAATAAAtcacaatattttacattttcagtctcAGTCGCCACACAGGAGCTGGGTTTGCTGTGTGTACTAGCGAGGTAGGAACCATTAAGGCGACGTGTGTTTCATACCGGAAGATTAATTCCGTTGCGCTGTCCTTCACTACAAGACTTACCGGTATTTATTTTAGGTAAGGTGAATATGAATTATAGGAGATGTGTGTACAGCGGAACGAGGGCAGTACTTAATAAATATCTATAAACAATTCTCCGTAAAAAGGGGATCTTAATTGTACGTATTTTTGGCTGAGGTTTGGTCAGCGTTTCTGCCGTCTTCAGTCTGTCAGTTACATAACGTTAAATGTCACTGTAACAACAATGGTCAACATTACCTGTAGCAACTATAATGACATTACTGAAAACAGTCTGTAGGTAGTTTACACATAGCCTACCAATTTAATGTAAACATCTCAATAACGGCATAGGCTAAACTCAAAAATTGTTGATAATTAAAGGGACACAGCAACTGATCACTACCCTGCCTTTGAGTTTTCCAAAGTCTGACAAAATAATCCTGATAATATCATTTTAGCTGCTTTACAAACTGAAGGTGTGGCGTGTAATGAGTTGATCCATTATTTGAGACAAAAAGTTGGATTTTTCCACGACGTTTGAGGATTGAGCCTaacgtgtgtgtgaaataataagGCAGTGGAGtgttcctttaatttgtctttcAACCAACTAATCAATTAAAGGACTactcattcattttttcccccaatctTCCCCTTTTATTGCTTACTATGTTAAAAAACGATTCAAGAAACAATACTattctagatagatagatagattggaGACAATACACAGTGAAAGAGGGTATCATGCATTGGGCAGTGAGTTTGTGTTAAATATTCTAATGTTACATTAATGAAAGTGAAGGAAAGGTGATTGCCAACTATTAAATTGAATATTATTTGCAGATTTCAGGAGGATAGTTAGAGTCATTCAGTATTTGCCTTCAGGATGAGATGTCAAATTTTGCATCCTACTCGATCAACTAAGctcaggtttgtttgtttgtttgtttatttcctaCTGACTTACAGATGCTGTCAGATATGAGCAGATGCAAGAGACTGAGGATGAAGGCATCTTGATGTTCTAACTCTCGAACAGCCGGGTTTCCAACATGCTGCCAGgacttgttgctgctgctgcctgccacTCTCTGAAGTGGACATTGCTACACCAGAAAGCCACTCTTCACAGAACTTATTGCCTGTCAAAGGCAGTACAATGGCTACTGGGAACTGTGTTTCAAAGAGGGGCTCATAGGTGGACTACAGCACCATCGTCAAGGATAAACCAGAAACCAGTGTTTACTAGAGCTCCAGCATTTGGAGACAGGGTTGCTATCATAGACAGCAGTGGCAGCCACAGCTACAAGCAGCTGTATTGCAGCAGCATTAGTCTTGCAGGTAGAATTAGTGCCGCTCTCAACTCTGACTTTGGGGGTCTGAAAGGAAAACGGATCTCCTTCCTGTGTGATAACGATGCTTCCTATACAGTGGCACAGTGGGCGGCTTGGATGAGCGGTGGGACGGCAGTGCCACTCTACAGAAAACACCCTCAATCTGAACTGGAGTACATCATCTCCGACTCCCAGAGTTCAATGCTGGTGGCAGGGCATCATTATACTGAAATCCTCGAGCCGCTGGCACACAAGCTGGGGCTGCCATGCCTGACACTACCTCCTACTTCTGACCTGGGCACTTTAGATGGAGCAGACACTCAAGAGAAGGAGACAGCCATCACAGACTGGGCTGATCGGCCAGCTATGATCATCTACACTAGCGGTACCACAGGGAGACCCAAGGGAGTTCTACATACGCACAGCAGCATCCATGCTATGGTAAGTGTCATCTTCTAAACCATTGTTATACTGGAGACAAAGTAAATTACAATTTGAATTCCTTTTTGGCGTAAAATCATATGCTTCTAGATTGCTGGTGCTAATGGACTAAAAAGCTGTGCTAAATAAGATAGCGAACAGTGCGGGTTGTCTGGGAACCAGCTGTAGGTTCTTTGTATCTGTTAAGTTACCCTAAACCTCTATGACAGCTGGACATAAAACTGTgatgaaaaccaaaaaaaaaagtttttctgttcactatatttaataaaaaggacatttttataTGTCCAATGTTGGCAAAATGGCTTAGAACTGATCAGTTATCTGTAGTTAAATCTCTCAGGATATTTCATGTTGTGCAGGCAGATATTATGATGTGACTATCCAGAGCTCcataaaacaaaaatgggaagataaaatacatgcatgtctttgaatGCAAGATGCATTTAGACACCCCCACACCCATATCTGACTCCCTGATTAGCATCATTCCTCATTTGCTCCAGTCAAGCTTTCAGAATAATCACTAATTTATGCCATTAAAGAACTCCTGAAGATTTCCCTGTGTATTTTTAAGCAAAATTGACCTACATGTCCGATAGTGTGGAAAATTAAATCACTCTGAAAGACGGGAGAGCTTCATTTGTCTCCGGTTGGCCCAAGGAACTGAGTGAGTGAATGATTAAGTGAGACTGTCTGTTTTCCTGGAAGGCAACAACATCAGGTTGTCAGAATTCCTGGAAAGCTCGTCTGTCAGGTTAATGTGAATGACGACTTGAGAAAAACTTGAAAGGAAATTAGCTTCCAAATTTAAGCTTGGATTTAAGATGACCATCTGATGCCCGTGTTCTACTTCTGATGACTTGGACGTATTGTAGTATTTGGGGTATTGAAATACATGATAGTccaatcacacacatacacacacacaaagcaatgCTGCAATTGTTCCTTGTGAAAGGAAGAGGGAACTGGGATGTAGCCTAATTATTGAGGTGCACGGTGCCTGGGGTTTCTtttgtgcatgttgtttgtTGCTATCATCATGAAAAGTGTCAGACGGGTACCAAATGCCATTTGAGTGATCAGAAACTGCTGTGACATCTGTAACAAAAGACCACCCCACACTGATGTGCATGGCCTAGTTGTTGGAATTGTGATTTCAATTACAGACTCTTAGAGCAGACTTTAACATGAGGTCTGAtcactgcatgcatgtgtgccgTTGCAAAGCGTGTGATCTGCTCGTGTTCCTCTAAAACTCGACGTTCACAGCCAAAAAACGTGAAACGGTTTCTCTACGACGCAATAGCACGAGTTGCTTCAGGAGCACAAGGATGAAGTTCAATTTCGACAGTCACCACATTTAATTTTGGGTTAGCTGAATTAACCGTCATGATGAGTTAGTGGAGTTTTTCTTAATTTCAGTCAAGGGTCTAAGAATAGAGTGTTTGTTGTACAagacaaatttgtgattttgagcTCTATAGATGAACTGACTTCATTTGAATTGTGTAGAAGAAATAAACTCATGAATAATTCATATCCTTCACTCCTGAAATAACTGGAGGCTTAACTTCTGTGAGGAATAGTCCAACAATAAGGACTCGCATCATAATTAGCTTCTTAACCCGATGAAtcaaatgcttaaaaaaaaaaaagtcattatcaAACAGTTTTTAGTGATGTATGCTACATTTCTGAGCCTACTCTATTGTTTGttggtgatttttttcttttattcctgcCAACATCACACAGAGGGGAATTAATTGTTGAAGAGACCTATACAAATTACTCCACAAAAAGCGTAAAGTTAAACAAGAACTGGATCACAACACCATGAAATATAGTAAGAAATCATGACACGTGTCTGCAGAGGTGAAAAAAGATTGAGGTGATTTACTCTTAAGACAATATGAAGTGCTGACCTCCCCTGTCTCCCCCCTCACCCTCAGGTCCAGTGTCTGGTTTCAGAGTGGGCGTGGTCCAGAGATGACATCATCCTGCACACCTTGCCGCTCCACCACGTGCACGGCATCATTAACAAACTGCTGTGCCCGCTCTGGGTGGGCGCCACCTGCGTCATGCTTCCTGACTTCCAGCCACAGAAGGTCTAGACTgcactctctgtctctttcttgcTCTAACTCTTTCTCTTGGTGCAGTACACCGCTCATTAACACCCCTAAACAAGAAGTGGGGGTTGTACTGCTGTGAGGCCCCAGGAGCTGACTGCCAGAGCCAAGTTATCATTGTCACTGAGGCTAACAAGTATTTCAGATGTAGAAGTCCTTCATGGACAAGGTGCTGCTGGGTTGAAAAAGACCCTCAGCTCTTTTCACATCATTTGCTCCTTCTTTATCAGTGTTTTCCTTTCCCGTTCCacttttcttctccctcctttttcctcGCTTCATCTCCTCCGCCTCTTTCCCTCTATCAGTctctcctcttcgtcctcctcctccctctcggACTGTCAAACTAAGTGTTTGGGGCTCAGTGATGAATTGCCCTGTGTGGCTTTGTATCTGACCAATGCCGACTCACGGCACGGGCTTAAGCAGCGGATCAATCGATGGGCTGACATTGAAGGATGATAGTGCTTGTTTGGCCCTGAGAAGGGAGGGGAAGATGGGgtgctaagtgtgtgtgtgtgtgtgtgtgtgtggttctggcACATATAGGAGTATAGATGCACactaaaatatgtgtgtttttgtttgcatgtcaGGACCTCTAAAGCTTAGTGGCACAGAAGGTAGATGGAAGGGAAAGGTCTTTAAAGGACATGTGTATCTGTCAACACGGGTATTGCTACACTGTTATAGCTATCAGTATTCAACTGTCATCCCTGACCTTGTGTACCAAACCACAAAACCCCTCCTCTCAccctcagaaaaaaaacctttattctcctcctcctgaagtTACAGTACATTGATGAAGTGATCGATAGCCTGTCTCTTCTTTCCCCTAAGATCTCTGAAGGGTAGCCTAGGCAGCAGAGGCCTCCATTGATTTTCTCTGATTTCGCCTGGAGATAGTGACAAAAATTTTCAGTGCTAGAATAGTGATCCACTAAATCGCAGATAAGTCTATTTCAAGTGTGCTGTTGTAGACTGTCAGGGCAAACGCTCTTTCTGGGGCTCACACAGCACTGGTCAGATGTTTATTTGAATCCCTTTTGGCTACTTCATCACTGCAACTAATATTTTGATTAACCAggaaattattcttttaaagaAATTACTCATGTGATAATAATTCAGATTCATTGTCTTCTAACATGTAAAGGCATTTTATTAAGTGGCCTGATTGTGATTGAGGCGCTACTTTAAAAGCATTCTTACATACTCATATCTGCCTGTTTTTATGATTCAAAATCTAAATTTATGTCTCTAAAGTAATATTACATACACCATGGATTTAGATTGGACAGGActttggaggggggggtgaaGCATTGTGACATTGTTTTGGCTCTTTGGATGCCGCTGTCTCTCTATACAGTAAGCCTGTCTGTCTATCCGCCACTAGACATATATGTCTTCTTTGGTTTATGGTCTATAAAATTTgtggcattcccatcagccgCAGCTACATGGTGCCTTCACGTGGGACTGGTAGTGACGTCACGGGAAGTGGTGTGGTCACGCTGTTCGTGTGGTGATGTCGTAAGAACACCGTTACAAGgcaaacatcagcagcacatcACAACTCTTTGATCAAAACTTCACCTCCGGAGTCGTGTACGCCACAAGAGGGAGGCGTTCAAATGGCCCGTTGTCCTGAACACGGTAAACCCGACCCCATCTAAAGGCACCAGTATCTCGTgttcagtgctaattagcaaatgtacaaatgcacaCTAAACCAATATGGTAAATGTGGTAAATATTATTCCTGTATACTTTATTGatattgtgagcatgttagcacgaCATTTATCTCAAGGCACTGCTGTGCCACAGTACAGCATCACTTAGCCGCAAGCATGGTTATATACTCTTATGTTGACAGTTTCAATACCAATTTTAAAACTATacttttttgatattttaccTAGTaggatataaaaatattttgcatcAGTCTTTGATTTTGTTGTAACTCAAGCAACTGTACTCTAACTGTCTGTAAATTACAATAATTATGATAGATATGATTATCTGGCTAAGCATCAATGCAGGTTTTGATACCTGAGAGTTTTCGACAATCAGTGAAACAGACACATTGACATTCAACATCCAGTCTTCCTCAGGAAGAATTGGCAATTGTATTGAAGTCGCATGTTGAGTTCAGGGCTAAGTAGCGCATAGAGTTGTTTAGGATGCAGGCCGTGGCTCTGGGCTCTCACCACATCCTGTCCCCTAGGTGGAGGCCAGCTCTTTGACGGACATAAATtgccttcctctcccctccagACCGGACTTGGTAGAAGCGCTCCACTGCACTTGATAGACACCACCCAGTATGGTCGGGGCACACTCAGTTAATAATCCTCTGCACAAAGTTTTACTCTGTATGTGTGCAAATGCTCACAATTTTTAGATCCACTTCTAATGGTATGGATAGAGATCTGAACAGACTGTTGACAAGTCTTAATCATCTCAGTactatttatctatatatttagGATGTGTTTGCGTATTACGGtcagaggaggtgagaggaaaagTTAGTAGATAATAGATTAGGTGATTCTACGCTGAGGTGACTCAAAGGCAAAGTGGAAGGAAGAGTTTAGAATTGCTGGCACATTAAGAAGGATGTGGTGGTACTGTAGGTGAGAGTGATGATGGGAGAGACTGCATCTTTCTGTATGCGAGTATGTGtctaggtgtgtgtgagagggaaagagagagagagagagagagagggactgcAGAGTCAGTGAAGCAGGAAATTACGAAATGGAGAGAAGGTAAGTGAATGTAAGATAGGGAGcgaaggggggagagaaagatgaagggaagatgTGGGGTCAGAGATGAaagtataaaatgaaaaagaaacacttgGGGAATGGAGATAGAATGAAAGAAGAACAGGTGAGGATAAGTAGACTGAAAGGGGAGGGGGGACAGCTGGGGAGGAGCGTTTGTCTCCCAGGGGGAGACGGGACTTAGAGAAGCTGTCGTTCACCTTCACTTAATTCATGCTGTCGTCCCATCCTCCCATCGTCTACTGAGATGTACCcagactttgtgtgtgtgtgtgtgtgtttgagggatGAAGGTGAAGTGAGTTTCTGTgatatttgaataatatttcCATATGTGCATGTAGTTCACcgttttttttaatatccatTAACAcctatgcatgtgtgtttaaagCAGCACGCTCGATGCAGAGGAGGACACGAGTGGCTCATTCTGTAACAGTCAAACAGCACATTTGTCAAAAGTAGTCGTGCAGAAGGCCTTTTAACCGGCCAACATGCCAGCTCTGCCCTACAGCAGtctgctgttttcctcccccTGACCTTTACaaatctttactttttttcttgtcttttttggCACTGTGTTGACTGGTTTAATATGAGGCTGCATCTGGGCCTTACTGTGCCAtttacaacaaataaaagaaaaaaacagcacttgCACATGCACTAATGAAATTAATCTGTAATAATTTAGTTCGCATGGCCTTGTCCAATAGAtttgctttccttttctcctttccttatctccctctcccttccttcctcttcagCTATATATTACGCTTGcttatctctctcactctcgcCCTGTGTCCCAGGTGTGGGAGATGCTGTTGAGCTCCAAGGCTCCTCTGGTTAACGTGTTCATGGCTGTGCCAACTATCTACTCTAAGCTGATCCAGTACTATGATCAGCACTTCACACAGCCTCATGTGAAGGACTTTGTCAAAGCTGTCTGCAAAGAGCGGATCAGGTAATGGCTGCGGGATCAATAACGGACAGACAGATcattcatgtatgtatgtgtatgtgtgtgtacatgcacacactcatacatcgACACTTATAAAAGGTGTTGTAAATACCTGGGGTAATATAGCAAATTTACCTCCTTATAGGGCAGGTGATCCTACCTGGATCACGCTGAACAAAGTCCCCCTACTCAGTGATAACAACAATTTACACTCGTCGCATGATAATGTCACATAAGGCAACAAATAATTTTAGCTGTGGATGTACATTAATCGGATTCCTTAttatctgaaaaatgttttacccatttttttatttttacacggATTTCAGAAGCTTTGAAGGCTGTCGTTACCTTGATCCTCTGTTCATTTCCAAACTAGATAGAATTTAAATTTACATTGAAATTGCTTCACACGGTTTTTGTGGCATAGTGTAACCTTGGACTGTGTTATTTGGATCCTGGAGTGCTTCCCTCACGTCCCGCCTTCTCCCTCCAGGCTGATGGTCTCAGGTTCAGCTGCTCTCCCTCTTCCCACTCTGCAGCGCTGGGAGAAGATTACAGGACACACACTGCTGGAACGGTACGGCATGACCGAGATCGGCATGGCACTGTCCAACCCTCTCAAAGGCCCACGCATCCCAGGTACATTAGTTTGACTGACTGAATagactcatacacacacagttctaCTTTTTACTCACTGTAGAAAAACATATATAAGGGAGAAGTAAAAGTAAGTTATAACTAAATCAAGGTCACACTGAGACCAGCAATGCTTCGGAGATGTCTATTCAAACTCCATCACTCTGGTAAATTAACAACCATGTCATGCAGCGTCTGGTGTTAAACTCTTACAGCTGAAAGTGAAGGTCTTGCTCCTCTTCCAAGCAAAATGCTGTGAGGTTACAAACCAAGATCAACGGCAGGAAATGAAGCTAGAACAAAACGCTTTTGAAATACGAGTTTGGAAACAGCCACTCAagcttgaaaacatttttatggcaaCACAAACTCAGGTCAACATTTCCATATGTGCTCTTAACTGGTATGAACACAAATTAAGTAAATTAAAGGAAAGAATGTAAGTGTTGTTTGAGTTCATCACACCAGGTTACCAAGCCTCAGCCTAAAagcaagctgtgtgtgtgtgtatgtgtttgtgtctgtattcTGTTGGTAAACACTTGGATTGATATTCTAAAGCTTAAACTTCAGTCAGCTGATTTAGATGGTATATTCTGCAGCgacattattattactgtgtcAAACTGAACTTAATTTCACTCATGTTGAAAGTTTGGATTGGTTGGCAGTCAACCCCTCTGATGGATGAGGGGAGTCAGTGTGAATTTGGGTGTTATTCATGTTCAAAAATGTATTATCATAAACTTTGGGAGACAAAAACATCAACTTTTATCTGTCGTTGTCATGTAGTAATTAAGCCCTGTAGCTGGCATTACTTCTCAGAATTTGCTAACTTATGATTATCAATCAGCAAACTTGCAATCAGTGATTTCTTCCACTGTAatcacattaaatatatttttaaaaagtctgtgTCCAGGAAACATGAGCAGGGACTATGGTTTTAGACAGAGCTTGAGGCTTTTTAGggaataattaaaatgaaaatcactTCATGGCGCAGAGAacagtttttttcctcttgtttattttccaaattTTAAGTTTATTGTGGAGCAGCTGATAATACTGCATCCCATTAAGTGCGGTTTTGCCTGATTTGTTGGTGAAATCTGCTGGCGTCTATTAAAGCAGTGCCAAATTTGATTAAAAGCTGCTAGACAGCTAGATCTTAGTCAGTATAATCAGTGTTTCAACATAATTTCGATGACTGTATTTCAGTGTGTACAAAAACCAGTTAAAACATGCAACCTTTTACCTACAATACTTTTACCTACAATACATTTTTGCCCAGGTCTACAGATAAGATGCCACTGCAGTAATGACAGCTTGCTTATTTTCAGCCAAACACTCCTGTATTATTTTCCTttagaccaaaaaaaaaacaagtctctGGTGTGAACAGACACTCAGTAACTCTCCGCTTCTTTATCCCATATCCCTCAAATATCTGTGAAATTGTTCTACCACCCTCCCTTCAGTACTTTCGGCTTCATGTGCTGTGTTTTGATCGTAGGTAGTTTTCTCTGGTGAGATGTCAGATAAAACCCCCACGATCCCAACTACACCTccctcacacatgcagaaacaaagGCGAGGTCTGGAAATGAGGTCAGACTAGCGGTGGTTGCTTTCTTctcctgtcccccccccccccccccttcctctttctccccacCTTCTCCTTCCTGTCCCATTCCCCAGCCAACTCTTCTTCTTTACAGGTAAAGCTAATTAGCTTGCAAGTGGATTGAGTAatcctctgtctgctgtctttgttggggtattgttttgtttgtttgtcaggtGGTGTTTGGCATAAACTGAGCTGGCTGTGTTTGATTCCTCTCAGGTGATTATTAAGAATGGCTTCAAGAGGTCTGTGGTTTTATTGATGTTTCCATTGCAGCACAAAGACTTTTTGCGGaagatgtgtgtatgtttgactCAAACAGGCAAAAGCTCAtgcctacacacacagtgtgttccTGTCTTGTCTTTAAGTAGGTTACAATGGATCAATAACAACCATAGGAAACACTCTCAAAAGAGTAGTGGAGTGGAGtcaccctctctccccctcttttatactctcacttttttttctatttgtccTCTGACAACTAAGGAGCAGACAACTCGGCTCTTAAAACACTTATTGACAACAATTTTATATACCTTTCTACTGTATTCAGGGCATCTAATTGGCCTGATTTTGTTGTGTCGCTTACAGTTTTGGAGCATTTCAGATTAACAGCAGTGTGGCTTTCTAGGTCATATTGCCCTTGTTGAGATGTAAATATGTGAGATTAGTTCAACCCAGTTCTTTACATCTCATTATTATCTCACCATGCTGCCCCTTTCAtctttttgattctttttttcccactttccaacctcctcttttgtctctccGCCGATATAGGGAACAAAGACACTGTCACCAAAGCTTAATTTCATCTGAAGTCCCACGTTATGTCGTCTTTCAACTTATAGGAAGTATAACTGAAGACGAATCCTATCTGGACCTATGTCATTTTTTGTCCACTCCACGCTGACCTTTTCCCACCCAGCATGTAGCATTTATAACCTCCCCGTGCTCTTCAA is a window of Pempheris klunzingeri isolate RE-2024b chromosome 1, fPemKlu1.hap1, whole genome shotgun sequence DNA encoding:
- the acsf3 gene encoding malonate--CoA ligase ACSF3, mitochondrial — translated: MLPGLVAAAACHSLKWTLLHQKATLHRTYCLSKAVQWLLGTVFQRGAHRWTTAPSSRINQKPVFTRAPAFGDRVAIIDSSGSHSYKQLYCSSISLAGRISAALNSDFGGLKGKRISFLCDNDASYTVAQWAAWMSGGTAVPLYRKHPQSELEYIISDSQSSMLVAGHHYTEILEPLAHKLGLPCLTLPPTSDLGTLDGADTQEKETAITDWADRPAMIIYTSGTTGRPKGVLHTHSSIHAMVQCLVSEWAWSRDDIILHTLPLHHVHGIINKLLCPLWVGATCVMLPDFQPQKVWEMLLSSKAPLVNVFMAVPTIYSKLIQYYDQHFTQPHVKDFVKAVCKERIRLMVSGSAALPLPTLQRWEKITGHTLLERYGMTEIGMALSNPLKGPRIPGAVGLPLPSVEVRIVLNNTANTTIVEGSHRATQVRAGLEGKEGELLVRGPSVFQEYWNKPQETRESFTDDGWFKTGDTAVYKDGAYWIMGRSSVDIIKSGGYKISALEVERHLLAHPDIIDVAVVGSPDATWGQKVTAVVQLKKGKSMSLPVLKNWAREHMAPYTIPTGLVLVEEMPRNQMGKVNKKDLLRQFFP